One window of the Ignavibacteria bacterium genome contains the following:
- the queF gene encoding NADPH-dependent 7-cyano-7-deazaguanine reductase QueF, with product MDEKVKILEIFENSNSHRNYRIIHTAHEFTSVCPKTGHPDFATMQFEYIPEKSCVELKSLKLYLQSFRNDGIFYENVTNRIADDLIGVLQPRYFKLTANFSVRGGVSSVIEVEHKAEDFKG from the coding sequence GTGGACGAAAAAGTCAAAATACTCGAAATATTTGAAAATAGTAATTCTCACAGAAACTACAGAATTATCCATACCGCACATGAATTTACTTCTGTCTGTCCAAAAACGGGACATCCCGATTTTGCAACCATGCAGTTTGAATATATTCCCGAAAAATCGTGCGTGGAATTGAAATCCTTGAAACTTTACCTCCAGTCGTTCAGAAACGATGGCATTTTCTACGAGAATGTGACCAACAGAATTGCTGACGACCTGATTGGTGTGCTTCAGCCAAGATACTTCAAACTTACTGCCAATTTTTCGGTGAGAGGCGGGGTTTCATCCGTTATAGAAGTTGAGCATAAAGCGGAAGACTTCAAGGGATAA